One genomic segment of [Phormidium] sp. ETS-05 includes these proteins:
- a CDS encoding ATP-binding sensor histidine kinase — protein MIAISGYSIGTKIYESSSSLVYKAARNSDGLKVILKVLRHHNSEKIAKFKQEYEITRSLQNLEGVIKVWGWEQIGKNLSCMTLEDFGGESLKTLMAKRSFALEEILSIGINVSETLGEIHAASIIHKDINPANILLNPETGEVKIIDFGIALLLSRENPTSKSPSHLEGTLPYISPEQTGRMNRAVDYRTDFYSLGATFYEMLTGRLPFDTQDPMELVHSHIAKQPVPPHLVNPEVPEPLSQLVMKLLAKTAEDRYQSAWGIKADLVLCLMQLEANGIIEELIPGDNDVSDKFQIPQKLYGREAEVASLLAALERASAGSQEMMMISGYSGIGKSSLVQEIYQRKVKGTRRDDVAKLGYLITGKFDQYQRQVPYSGLVLAFADLVRQLLMESDAQLHHWREKILAACGAHGQILIDVIPELELIIGEVPSLPNVGQTEAQSQFKKVLQKFIGVFCSPEHPLVIFLDDIQWADAATFNWLESMLTEEQTQHLLWIFAYQIRETVNPGHPLMKLLEGLRQKGKTYETITLAPLQVPDITQMIAETLSDSPEKVKPLAELVMSKTGGNPFFVTEFLKTLYQENLLQFNFQYLCWQWDTDRIQGMDITDNVVDLTVALLQKLPDATQELLRLAACIGESFDLTTLCYLQEKSPTDTLADLSPAINEGLILRDHTTVLTATPGDKYKFLHQKVQEAAGALIDEQWQKSVHFKIGRHLLRTTSGAEKHDRLFEIVSYLNAGKDWLVGSREKVELARLNLEAGKKAKDATAYAAALEYFRAGTEILDEDDWDVHYDLTFTLYQELGWAEYLNGDLAAATKSVELTLSKALGTLDKAETCNLMMMITRMAGSYSASLAAGKQGLLLLGVTVPESDWDNALAQEIAVINSYLESISKGTASGIASLFDAPEMSQPDHRCAKLLMNLMELQSLKGVRVNFGTAFGTSMHRQAGCESDGVSIPETVFPWFSAKLVNLSLQYGNAPESAIGYANYGVFLGTTSHTGDGRLFGKLAMRLSDKFNNIAYKCKVCLVVANYIIPWTSHLKHATSINNEGYQAGLESGNLEDAGYILLLKLMEMFVQGKTLTLINPYLNSCIKFLQKTGNEVAATIAGALHWAIEELKGGQLDSAVGAIRESPLLGELDAAGTNLWAFCQQQIIKTQILYLKRSYEESLHASDEAVDLLPYIRGDIATAEHNFYTSLTLAKLYPTASATEKADYWQRLEANQAQMHRWAQSATENFEHKYLLVAAEMARISGRDLEAITLYDRAIESATANEFIHIAAIASELAAEFWLTRTTTGAPSLLKYAKLHIMEARDGYARWGAHSKVEALEKLYPQLRGTNGGETDALHRSQPMSTEPQVGETLGNGFASVGTQQLGKNSRYLDLSAVLKASRAISSEIVMDKLLDNLMKILIENAGARKGFLLLVRDGKLTVSATASVDTPDSKPGFSHEPEKIPPDLTQKIAPKDVTPKDVNLPLTAINYVERTRTDLVLSDAAREGRFTADPYIAENNIKSLLCTPIINGGQLIGILYLENSLTTGAFTPDRLEMLRVLSSQAAISLENALLYASLEQKVAERTRELNEKNERLQKTLLDLQRAQAQLIQTEKMSSLGQMVAGVAHEINNPVNFIYGNVAHARDYVEDLLTLLSLYRQEYPQPKPEIQQALEDTDLDFISDDLDKLLLSMKRGAERIRSIIISLRNFSRLDEAEMKSVDLHEGIDSTLLILQHKFKAENSRNGVPGNPAIMVVKQYGQLPPVTCYASAINQVFMSIITNAIDALRSNENDGMMARDDIEPQITIRTDMVSPVAVRIRIADNGPGMTEDVLQKIFDPFFTTKPVGSGVGLGLSVSYSIVVDRHGGQLTCTSTPGVGTEFAIELPLNLM, from the coding sequence ATGATAGCAATTTCAGGCTACAGCATCGGCACCAAAATATACGAAAGCAGCTCATCATTAGTATATAAAGCCGCCAGAAACTCTGACGGACTGAAAGTCATCCTCAAAGTGCTGCGCCATCACAACTCAGAGAAAATCGCCAAATTCAAGCAAGAATATGAAATCACCCGCTCCCTACAAAATCTAGAAGGAGTCATTAAAGTTTGGGGGTGGGAGCAAATTGGCAAAAATCTATCCTGCATGACCTTAGAGGATTTTGGCGGCGAATCCTTAAAAACCCTCATGGCCAAGCGCTCTTTTGCCCTAGAGGAAATTCTCAGCATCGGGATCAACGTCAGCGAAACTTTAGGAGAAATTCACGCCGCCAGTATTATTCACAAAGATATAAACCCCGCCAACATCCTATTAAACCCAGAAACTGGCGAAGTCAAAATCATCGATTTCGGCATTGCCTTGCTGTTGAGCCGGGAAAACCCCACCAGCAAAAGTCCCAGCCATTTAGAAGGCACCCTCCCCTACATTTCCCCCGAACAAACCGGGCGGATGAATCGCGCCGTAGATTACCGCACCGACTTTTACTCCTTGGGGGCGACTTTCTATGAAATGCTAACTGGGAGGTTGCCCTTTGATACCCAAGACCCGATGGAGTTGGTGCATTCACATATTGCGAAACAGCCAGTCCCACCCCATCTGGTCAATCCAGAAGTGCCCGAACCCCTGTCACAACTGGTGATGAAACTGCTGGCCAAAACTGCAGAAGACCGCTACCAAAGTGCTTGGGGAATTAAAGCCGATTTAGTGCTATGTCTGATGCAGTTAGAAGCTAACGGCATCATTGAAGAACTGATTCCCGGAGATAACGACGTTTCCGATAAATTTCAGATTCCCCAAAAACTCTACGGGAGAGAAGCCGAAGTGGCCTCCTTACTAGCAGCATTGGAGCGGGCCAGTGCCGGGAGCCAAGAAATGATGATGATTTCCGGCTATTCTGGTATTGGCAAATCATCCCTGGTGCAGGAAATATATCAAAGGAAAGTCAAGGGGACTCGCCGGGATGATGTAGCCAAGCTGGGTTATTTGATTACCGGCAAATTTGACCAGTACCAGCGCCAAGTGCCCTACTCTGGTTTAGTGCTGGCGTTTGCCGATTTAGTGCGGCAGCTACTGATGGAAAGTGACGCCCAGTTGCACCATTGGCGGGAAAAAATCCTGGCTGCTTGTGGGGCACATGGGCAGATTCTGATTGATGTGATTCCCGAGTTAGAGCTGATTATCGGGGAAGTGCCATCTTTGCCGAATGTGGGACAGACTGAGGCGCAAAGTCAGTTTAAGAAAGTGCTGCAAAAATTCATCGGTGTATTCTGCAGCCCGGAGCATCCCCTAGTGATATTTTTAGACGATATCCAGTGGGCAGATGCGGCTACTTTCAACTGGCTAGAGTCGATGTTGACGGAAGAGCAGACTCAGCATCTGCTCTGGATTTTTGCCTATCAGATTCGGGAGACGGTAAATCCGGGGCATCCTTTGATGAAACTGCTGGAAGGATTACGGCAAAAAGGGAAGACCTACGAGACGATCACCCTTGCCCCCCTGCAAGTCCCAGACATCACCCAAATGATTGCCGAGACCTTGAGCGACTCCCCAGAGAAAGTAAAACCCCTGGCAGAATTGGTGATGAGCAAAACCGGTGGCAATCCCTTCTTTGTCACCGAATTTCTCAAAACCCTGTATCAGGAAAATCTGCTCCAATTCAACTTCCAATATCTTTGCTGGCAGTGGGACACCGATCGCATCCAAGGCATGGACATCACCGATAACGTAGTAGATTTGACCGTCGCCTTGTTACAAAAACTGCCCGACGCCACTCAGGAGCTATTACGGTTAGCCGCCTGCATCGGGGAAAGTTTCGACTTAACCACCCTCTGCTATCTGCAAGAAAAATCCCCCACCGATACCCTAGCCGACCTATCACCAGCCATCAATGAAGGCTTGATTTTGCGTGATCATACCACAGTTTTGACTGCTACCCCCGGAGATAAATATAAATTTCTCCATCAAAAAGTCCAAGAAGCCGCTGGGGCTTTGATTGACGAACAATGGCAAAAATCCGTTCACTTCAAAATCGGGCGGCATTTGCTGCGAACCACATCCGGGGCGGAAAAACACGATCGCTTATTTGAAATCGTCTCCTATTTGAATGCGGGGAAAGATTGGCTGGTGGGGTCGAGAGAAAAAGTAGAATTAGCCCGGTTAAATTTAGAAGCGGGCAAAAAAGCCAAAGACGCCACGGCTTATGCAGCCGCTTTAGAGTATTTTAGAGCCGGAACCGAGATTTTAGATGAAGATGACTGGGATGTGCATTATGATTTGACCTTTACTCTTTATCAGGAACTTGGCTGGGCGGAGTATCTCAATGGAGATTTAGCCGCAGCCACCAAATCTGTGGAGCTTACCTTATCCAAAGCCTTGGGAACCCTGGATAAGGCAGAAACCTGTAATCTAATGATGATGATTACCCGGATGGCGGGGTCATACTCAGCCAGTTTAGCAGCAGGCAAGCAGGGATTGCTACTTTTGGGTGTTACCGTGCCCGAATCTGACTGGGACAATGCTTTAGCGCAAGAAATCGCTGTAATTAACAGCTATTTGGAAAGCATATCTAAAGGCACAGCGTCAGGCATCGCCTCCCTCTTCGACGCCCCAGAAATGAGCCAACCAGATCATCGATGTGCAAAGCTGCTGATGAATCTGATGGAGCTTCAATCTCTCAAAGGGGTGCGGGTAAATTTCGGGACGGCGTTCGGGACCTCGATGCACCGCCAAGCTGGTTGTGAATCTGATGGAGTTTCAATCCCTGAAACGGTTTTCCCTTGGTTCAGCGCCAAATTAGTCAACCTCTCATTGCAATATGGCAACGCCCCCGAATCCGCGATCGGTTACGCCAATTATGGCGTTTTTCTGGGGACAACATCCCATACCGGGGATGGGCGATTATTCGGCAAGCTGGCGATGCGCCTGAGCGACAAGTTTAATAACATTGCCTATAAATGCAAAGTATGTTTAGTAGTGGCAAATTATATCATACCTTGGACAAGTCATTTAAAACACGCCACATCAATTAATAATGAAGGTTATCAAGCCGGTTTAGAATCGGGGAACTTGGAGGATGCGGGGTATATCCTGCTGCTGAAATTAATGGAGATGTTTGTTCAGGGAAAAACTCTCACATTAATTAATCCTTATTTGAATAGCTGCATCAAATTCCTCCAAAAAACGGGCAATGAAGTGGCCGCCACAATCGCCGGGGCACTCCATTGGGCGATCGAAGAACTAAAAGGAGGTCAGCTTGACTCAGCCGTAGGAGCGATTCGGGAATCGCCCCTATTAGGGGAACTAGATGCGGCGGGGACAAATTTATGGGCTTTTTGCCAACAGCAGATTATTAAAACCCAGATTTTATATTTAAAGCGCTCATATGAAGAATCACTGCACGCCAGTGATGAGGCAGTGGATTTACTCCCTTATATTCGCGGGGACATTGCCACAGCGGAACATAATTTTTATACATCCTTGACTCTAGCCAAGCTGTATCCCACCGCCAGCGCCACAGAAAAAGCCGATTACTGGCAGCGTCTGGAAGCCAACCAAGCCCAAATGCACAGGTGGGCACAGAGTGCTACAGAAAATTTCGAGCATAAATATCTATTGGTGGCTGCAGAAATGGCGCGGATTTCCGGGCGAGATTTAGAGGCGATTACACTGTACGATCGGGCAATTGAATCCGCCACCGCCAACGAATTCATCCATATTGCCGCGATCGCCAGCGAACTAGCCGCAGAATTTTGGCTTACCAGGACCACTACCGGAGCCCCCAGCCTGCTGAAATACGCCAAACTCCACATTATGGAAGCCCGCGACGGATACGCTCGCTGGGGCGCCCACAGCAAAGTAGAGGCCCTAGAAAAACTCTACCCCCAACTGCGGGGCACCAACGGCGGCGAAACCGACGCCTTACATCGCAGCCAGCCCATGTCCACCGAACCGCAGGTGGGCGAAACCCTAGGCAACGGTTTCGCCTCTGTTGGCACCCAACAACTAGGCAAAAATTCTCGTTACCTAGATTTAAGCGCCGTCCTCAAAGCCTCCCGCGCCATATCCAGCGAAATCGTCATGGATAAGCTGCTGGATAACCTAATGAAAATCTTGATTGAAAACGCCGGAGCCCGAAAAGGCTTTCTCCTGCTGGTCAGGGATGGCAAACTCACCGTATCCGCAACAGCCTCCGTAGATACCCCAGACAGCAAACCCGGGTTCTCCCATGAGCCAGAAAAAATCCCCCCAGACCTTACCCAGAAAATAGCCCCAAAAGACGTAACCCCAAAAGACGTAAATCTCCCTCTGACTGCAATCAATTACGTGGAGAGAACCCGCACCGACTTAGTTTTAAGCGATGCAGCGCGGGAAGGCAGATTTACCGCCGACCCCTATATCGCCGAGAACAATATCAAGTCCCTACTCTGTACTCCCATTATCAATGGCGGTCAACTGATTGGCATCCTCTACCTGGAGAATAGTTTAACCACTGGGGCATTTACGCCCGATCGGCTAGAAATGCTGCGAGTTTTATCCTCCCAAGCCGCCATCTCCCTAGAAAACGCCCTCCTTTACGCCTCCTTAGAGCAGAAAGTAGCCGAAAGAACCAGAGAACTCAACGAGAAAAACGAGCGCCTGCAAAAAACCCTCCTCGACCTGCAACGCGCCCAAGCCCAGCTCATTCAAACCGAAAAAATGTCCAGTTTAGGGCAGATGGTGGCGGGAGTAGCCCACGAAATCAACAACCCCGTTAATTTTATCTATGGCAACGTTGCCCACGCCAGAGATTATGTGGAAGACTTGCTCACCTTGCTTTCTTTGTATCGCCAAGAATATCCCCAACCCAAACCAGAAATTCAACAAGCCCTAGAAGATACCGACCTAGATTTTATCTCCGATGACTTAGATAAACTCCTCCTGTCCATGAAGCGGGGGGCGGAACGAATCCGCAGCATCATCATCTCTCTGCGCAACTTTTCTCGGTTAGACGAAGCCGAGATGAAATCCGTTGACCTTCACGAAGGCATCGATAGCACCCTCCTGATTTTGCAGCACAAATTCAAGGCAGAAAATAGCCGCAATGGCGTCCCCGGTAATCCCGCGATTATGGTGGTGAAACAATACGGCCAGTTACCACCAGTCACCTGCTATGCTTCGGCAATTAATCAGGTGTTTATGAGCATTATCACCAATGCCATTGATGCTTTAAGGTCAAATGAAAATGATGGCATGATGGCCAGGGATGATATCGAACCGCAAATTACCATTCGCACCGATATGGTCAGTCCGGTTGCAGTGCGGATTAGAATCGCCGATAATGGACCGGGGATGACAGAAGATGTGTTGCAGAAGATTTTCGACCCATTTTTTACTACTAAACCCGTGGGTTCTGGTGTGGGGTTGGGTTTATCCGTGAGCTATTCCATCGTGGTCGATCGCCACGGCGGTCAGCTAACTTGCACTTCCACCCCAGGAGTCGGAACCGAATTCGCGATCGAACTCCCCCTCAATCTCATGTGA
- a CDS encoding AAA family ATPase codes for MSDIFKGFEELLELAKTLEEQISRGEVQSGISINSFVSGIPPQGNIPRRSGMPSPIVTPPPSDTTPDPVTSAKPSQKTEGVAGGGMAKIGGLEEVLRELRELVEIGLKRPDLLAKLGLEPPRGVLLVGPPGTGKTLTARCLAEDLGVNYIAITGPEVMGKYYGEAEARLRSIFDKAAKSAPCLIFIDEIDSLAPDRAKVEGEVEKRVVGQLLGLMDGFAPNTGVIVLAATNRPNHLDPALRRPGRFDREVHFPVPDKAGRLEILHALTRSMPPPLVNLEEIASKCLGFVGADLKAVCQKAAYLALRRLVPSVDAPTPENLAVTRFDFLQAVEDQSPSVLRSVAVETPQVSWDDVGGLDEVKQVLQESVEGQLLYPELYQHTGAKAPRGILLFGPPGTGKTLLAKALASQGQANFIGVTGAELLSRWVGASEQAVRDLFAKARQAAPCVVFIDEIDTIAPARGMHSGDAGTSDRLVGQLLAELDGLQSIPNILFIAATNRPEVIDSALMRAGRLDLQLKVELPDEPSRMAILQVHNQTRPIAADVNFSEWATRTQGWNGADLALLSNQAALEAIRRARESGNTESVSAIEISQQDFDRAYHKLAAQKL; via the coding sequence ATGAGCGATATATTTAAAGGCTTTGAGGAACTGCTGGAACTGGCGAAAACCCTGGAAGAGCAAATATCCCGGGGGGAAGTTCAATCGGGAATTTCCATAAACTCTTTTGTCAGTGGGATTCCCCCACAGGGAAATATTCCCCGCCGATCGGGAATGCCAAGCCCGATCGTCACCCCACCACCCTCCGACACCACCCCCGACCCTGTTACCAGCGCAAAACCGAGCCAGAAAACCGAAGGTGTCGCCGGTGGGGGTATGGCGAAAATCGGCGGTTTGGAAGAAGTGCTGCGGGAACTGCGCGAGCTAGTAGAAATTGGGCTGAAGCGTCCCGACCTCCTGGCGAAACTAGGGTTAGAACCGCCGCGAGGTGTGCTGCTAGTTGGACCGCCGGGAACGGGAAAAACACTCACCGCTCGGTGTTTAGCGGAAGATTTGGGCGTCAACTATATTGCCATCACCGGGCCGGAAGTGATGGGAAAATACTATGGAGAAGCGGAAGCCCGATTACGCAGTATCTTTGACAAAGCTGCCAAGTCTGCCCCCTGCTTGATATTTATTGATGAAATCGATAGCCTCGCCCCGGACCGCGCCAAAGTGGAGGGAGAAGTAGAAAAAAGAGTAGTGGGACAGCTACTGGGTTTGATGGATGGGTTTGCGCCGAATACTGGGGTAATTGTCCTGGCTGCGACCAACCGCCCCAATCATCTGGACCCGGCTCTGCGGCGTCCGGGACGGTTCGATCGCGAAGTGCATTTCCCCGTCCCAGACAAAGCGGGGCGACTGGAAATTTTGCACGCCCTCACCCGCTCCATGCCCCCACCCCTGGTCAACCTAGAAGAAATTGCCAGCAAATGTTTAGGCTTTGTGGGTGCGGACTTAAAAGCAGTTTGCCAAAAAGCCGCTTATTTAGCTTTGCGGCGGTTGGTCCCTAGTGTTGACGCACCCACACCAGAAAATCTGGCGGTGACGCGGTTCGACTTTTTACAAGCCGTGGAAGATCAGAGCCCGTCGGTACTCCGATCGGTCGCCGTAGAAACCCCCCAAGTCTCTTGGGATGATGTGGGAGGACTCGACGAAGTAAAACAGGTCCTGCAAGAATCCGTAGAAGGGCAACTGCTCTATCCAGAACTCTATCAACACACCGGGGCAAAAGCACCGCGAGGGATTTTACTCTTCGGACCGCCTGGGACGGGAAAAACCCTGTTAGCAAAAGCCCTCGCCTCCCAGGGACAAGCGAATTTTATCGGTGTCACCGGGGCCGAACTGCTCAGCCGCTGGGTGGGAGCCTCAGAACAAGCCGTGAGAGACTTATTTGCCAAGGCGCGACAGGCGGCCCCTTGTGTGGTATTTATTGATGAGATTGACACGATCGCTCCGGCTCGGGGGATGCACTCAGGGGATGCAGGAACGAGCGATCGACTCGTGGGACAACTGCTCGCCGAACTCGATGGCTTGCAGTCCATACCCAATATCCTCTTTATCGCCGCCACCAATCGGCCCGAAGTCATCGACTCGGCCCTGATGCGTGCCGGTAGGTTAGACTTACAGCTAAAAGTAGAATTACCGGATGAACCTAGTCGGATGGCGATTTTGCAGGTCCATAACCAGACTCGTCCGATCGCCGCCGATGTGAACTTCAGCGAATGGGCAACCCGTACCCAAGGCTGGAACGGCGCCGACTTAGCCCTGCTAAGCAACCAAGCCGCTCTAGAAGCCATTCGCCGCGCCCGAGAGTCAGGCAATACCGAATCGGTCAGCGCCATTGAGATTAGTCAACAAGACTTCGATCGCGCCTACCACAAACTCGCCGCCCAAAAACTTTGA
- a CDS encoding phycobilisome rod-core linker polypeptide, whose amino-acid sequence MTLLEPITTTHNASPEERGLVLGAIYNQVLERQPYKFERRQLAELEKGFLKGKIGIRHFLKSVAVSPVYLQAFYENSSNVKFIENAFKHFLGRSPHNEAEIREYDNMLVHEGVGAMVSALIDSEEYRKEFGAFTVPYWHQSNQYESPNDYLENRLLSREHAGDRGWAIPTLYWHELHLDCTGGKCRPTLKPSPRLR is encoded by the coding sequence ATGACATTGCTAGAGCCAATTACCACTACTCACAATGCGTCGCCAGAAGAGCGCGGTTTAGTGCTGGGGGCGATATACAATCAGGTGCTGGAGCGCCAACCCTATAAGTTTGAGCGTCGCCAGTTGGCGGAGCTGGAGAAAGGTTTTCTCAAGGGTAAAATAGGGATTCGTCACTTTCTCAAGAGTGTGGCGGTGTCGCCGGTTTATCTACAGGCTTTTTATGAAAATAGCTCGAATGTGAAGTTTATAGAAAATGCTTTTAAGCATTTTTTGGGACGCTCTCCTCATAATGAAGCGGAAATCCGCGAGTATGATAATATGCTGGTGCATGAGGGGGTTGGGGCGATGGTGTCGGCTCTGATTGATTCGGAGGAGTACCGCAAGGAGTTTGGTGCTTTTACGGTGCCTTATTGGCATCAATCTAATCAGTATGAGTCGCCTAATGATTATTTGGAAAATCGCTTGTTGTCGCGGGAGCATGCGGGCGATCGGGGCTGGGCCATCCCCACGTTATATTGGCATGAGCTGCATTTAGATTGCACTGGCGGCAAATGCCGTCCCACGCTAAAACCATCGCCTCGTTTACGTTGA
- a CDS encoding phycobilisome protein produces MQAINSQIEEVISRGEGRYLSATELQPIKQYVQTFTARAKTYQILQEKSEVLVRHALKKFMVQHPDIMQKHGKRCHYDMTMLLRYVGIAILRNDPKFLNDTLVLWQANILAAYQKQKACHVAYRYLQEALKEHLPSQAEQMIEPYIEMMMQALDLPPKLMAGVQ; encoded by the coding sequence ATGCAAGCGATAAATTCTCAAATCGAAGAAGTGATCAGCCGGGGGGAGGGGCGCTACCTCAGCGCCACGGAACTACAGCCCATCAAGCAATACGTACAAACTTTCACGGCGCGAGCGAAAACGTATCAAATATTGCAAGAAAAATCCGAAGTGTTGGTGCGCCATGCTCTGAAGAAGTTTATGGTGCAGCACCCGGACATTATGCAAAAACACGGCAAGCGCTGTCATTATGATATGACGATGTTGCTGCGCTATGTGGGTATTGCCATTCTCCGTAATGACCCTAAGTTTCTTAATGATACCCTGGTTTTGTGGCAAGCGAACATTTTAGCGGCTTATCAAAAACAAAAAGCCTGCCATGTGGCTTATCGCTATTTGCAAGAGGCGCTGAAAGAACATTTGCCTAGTCAAGCTGAGCAAATGATAGAGCCATACATAGAAATGATGATGCAGGCGTTGGACTTGCCACCAAAACTGATGGCGGGAGTGCAGTAG
- a CDS encoding GvpL/GvpF family gas vesicle protein, which translates to MCIYLLSQKLMYAYAFIKGQPPLDIQLPPGIIGALDLVCGQEIIAVVEPDLSPESIATDDGELIQAVVKQDSIICQLFQQTPVLPLRFGSFWHSKADLNHHLIANEAEYLHKLNYLAPFAEYTLKCTPIEEPNPDISPPDARGKNYLLAKKQRYQIQQQFQAAQTTEWENLQQLVKRDYPHIICGETQNNQQRLYFLAPRSETTLLQERYHHWQQTSPRWQINLGEPLPPYHFV; encoded by the coding sequence ATGTGTATTTACTTATTATCCCAAAAACTGATGTACGCTTACGCTTTCATCAAAGGCCAACCCCCCTTAGACATCCAGTTACCCCCCGGCATTATAGGAGCCCTAGACTTAGTTTGTGGGCAAGAAATTATCGCCGTGGTAGAACCAGATTTATCCCCAGAATCAATCGCCACCGATGATGGGGAATTAATTCAAGCCGTAGTTAAACAGGATTCTATCATCTGCCAACTCTTTCAGCAAACCCCAGTTTTGCCCCTAAGATTTGGCAGCTTTTGGCATTCAAAAGCCGATTTAAACCACCATTTAATCGCCAATGAAGCCGAATATCTGCACAAACTAAATTATCTGGCACCATTTGCCGAATACACCTTAAAATGCACTCCCATAGAAGAGCCAAACCCTGATATTTCCCCACCAGATGCCAGAGGGAAAAATTACCTCCTAGCGAAAAAGCAACGGTATCAAATCCAGCAACAATTTCAAGCCGCCCAAACCACCGAGTGGGAAAATCTCCAACAGCTAGTAAAACGAGATTATCCCCATATCATCTGCGGCGAAACCCAAAATAACCAACAACGCCTTTATTTCCTGGCACCTCGGAGCGAAACCACCTTATTACAAGAACGCTACCACCATTGGCAGCAAACCAGTCCCCGCTGGCAAATCAACTTAGGAGAACCCCTACCACCCTATCATTTTGTGTAA